GCCACAGCGTCGGTTCGCCGTCCGGGTCGATGTACCAACTGCTACAGCCCGTCACCCACACGGTCCCCTTCATGGCCTCGCGCAGGTCGGCCTGGAAGCGCTGGGCGGCCTCTCCTTTCGGAGCCAACACGCGTCCCGGGCGCCGTGCGATCGCGAGGATGCAGTCCAGGATGTAGCGGGTCTGGGTCTCGGAGACGTCGATGATCGAAATGTTCCCGATTGGCGCGTTCGGACCG
This region of Myxococcota bacterium genomic DNA includes:
- a CDS encoding NAD(P)/FAD-dependent oxidoreductase codes for the protein GEVRGIGGRSLEEAWRAGPRTYRSITIPGFPNYFMIVGPNAPIGNISIIDVSETQTRYILDCILAIARRPGRVLAPKGEAAQRFQADLREAMKGTVWVTGCSSWYIDPDGEPTLWPWSARHFHDLLRRPEFGDFDWLPAVEAGETQ